TCTGTGTCTATGGTTTATCGTGtggcggtttccggttcaatgttAACGGTTTAGGGTTTGCGGTTTGATCGCTAGGTCTTTTAGTGAACGGCTTCGTGTGTCTTGTTTATGGTTTgccggtttccggttcaatgcgCACGGTCCAGTGTGTACGGTTATAGTGAACAGGCCTTAGAGTGAACGGTTTCGTGCTAATGGTTTATTGTATGGCAGTTTCTGCTTCAacgtgtacggtttagggttcgcggTTTCGTCGTTAGGTCTTATGGTGAATGGTTCTGTGCCTCTGGTTTTTCGTTTGGCAGTTTCCGGTTCAACGTGTACGGTTCAATGTGTATAAGTTAGTCAGTAGGTCTTATCATGAATGGTTCTGTGTCTATGGTTTATCGTTAGGCGGTTTCCGATTCAATGTTAACGGTTTAGGGTTCGCGGTTTGATCGCTAGGTCTTTTAGTGAACGGCTTCGTGTATCTTGTTTATGGTTTGCCAGTTTCTGGTTCAATGCGCACGGTTCAATGTGTCCGGTCTAGCTACTAGATCTCAGACTGAATGGTCTTCGTGCCGATGGTTTATTGTTTGGCGGTTTCCCATTcgatgtgtacggtttagggttcgcaGTTTCGTCGGTAGGTCATATCATGAATAGTTCTCTGCCTCTGGTTTTTCgtttggcggtttccggttcaatgttAACGGTTTAGGGTTCGCGGTTTGATCGCTAGGTCTTTTACTGAACGACTTCGTGTATCTTGTTTATGGTTTgccggtttccggttcaatgcaCATGGTCCAGTGTGTACGGTTATAGTGAATAGGCCTTAGAGTGAACGGTTTCGTGCTAATGGTTTATTGTATGGTGGTTTCTGCTTCAacgtgtacggtttagggttcgcggTTTCGTCGTTAGGTCTTATGGTGAATGGTTTTGTGCCTCTGGTTTTTCgtttggcggtttccggttcaacgtgtacggttcaatgtgtacgagtTAGTCAGTAGGTCTTATCATGAATGGTTCTGTGTCTATGGTTTATCGTGaggcggtttccggttcaatgttAATGGTTTAGGGTTCGCAGTTTGATCGCTAGGTCTTTTAGTGAACGGCTTCGTGTATCTTGTTTATGGTTTGCCGGTTTCCGATTCAATGCGCACGGTTCAATGTGTCCGGTCTAGCTACTAGATCTCAGACTGAATGGTCTTCGTGTCGACGGTTTATTGTTTGGTGGTTTCCCATTcgatgtgtacggtttagggttcgcaGTTTCGTCGGTAGGTCTTATCATGAATCGTTCTGTGCCTCTGGTTTTTCGTTTGGCAGTTTCCGGATCAATGTTAACGGTTTAGGGTTCGCGGTTTGATCGCTAGGTCTTTTAGTGAACGGCTTCGTGTATCTTGTTTATGGTTTgccggtttccggttcaatgcgCACGATCCAGTGTGTACGGTTATAGTGAATAGGCCTTAGAGTGAACGGCTTCGTGCTAATGGTTTATTCTATGGCGGTTTCTGCTTCAacgtgtacggtttagggttcgtGGTTTCGTCGTTAGGTCTTATGGTGAATGGTTCTGTGCCTCTGGTTTTTCgtttggcggtttccggttcaacgtgtacggttcaatgtgtacgagtTAGTCAGTAGGTCTTATCATGAATGGTTCTGTGTCTATGGTTTATCGTGaggcggtttccggttcaatgttAACGGTTTAGGGTTCGCGGTTTGATCGCTAGGTCTTTTAGTGAACGGCTTCGTGTATCTTGTTTATGGTTTgccggtttccggttcaatgcgCACGGTCCAGTGTGTACGGTTATAGTGAATAGGCCTTAGAGTGAACGGTTTCGTACTAATGGTTTATTGTATGACGGTTTCTGCTTCAacgtgtacggtttagggttcgcggTTTCGTCGTTAGGTCTTATGGTGAATGGTTCTGTGCCTCTGGTTTTTCGTTTGGCGGTTTCTAGTTCAACGTGTACGGTTCAATGTGAAGGAATTAGTCAGTAGGTCTTATCATGAATGGTTTTGTGTCTATGGTTTATCGTTaggcggtttccggttcaatgttAACGGTTTAGGGTTCGCGGTTTGATCGCTAGGTCTTTTAGTGAACGGCTTCGTGTATCTTGTTTATGGTTTGCCAGTTTCCGGTTCAATGTGCACGGTTCAATGTGTCCGGTCTAGCTACTAGATCTCAGACTGAATGGTCTTCGTGCCGATGGTTTATTGTTTGGCGGTTTCCCATTcgatgtgtacggtttagggttcgcaGTTTCGTCGGTAGGTCTTATCATGAATGGTTCTGTGCCTCTGGTTTTTCGTTTGGCGGTTTCCGGATCAATGTTAACGGTTTAGGGTTCGCGGTTTGATCGCTAGGTCTTTTAGTGAACGGCTTCGTATATCTTGTTTATGGTTTgccggtttccggttcaatgcgCACGGTCCAGTGTGTACGGTTATAGTGAATAGGCCTTAGAGTGAACGGTTTCGTGCTAATGGTTTATTGTATGGCGGTTTCGGCTTCAacgtgtacggtttagggttcgcggTTTCGTCGTTAGGTCTTATGGTGAATGGTTCTGTGCCTCTGGTTTTTCgtttggcggtttccggttcaacatgtacggttcaatgtgtacgagtTAGTCAGTAGGTCTTATCATGAATGGTTCTGTGTCTATGGTTTATCGTGaggcggtttccggttcaatgttAACGGTTTAGGGTTCGCGGTTTGATCGCTAGGTCTTTTAGTGAACGGCTTCGTGTATCTTGTTTATGGTTTGtcggtttccggttcaatgcgCACGGTTCAATGTGTCCGGTCTAGCTACTAGATCTCAGACTGAATGGTCTTCGTGCCGACGGTTTATTGTTTGGCGGTTTCCCGTTcgatgtgtacggtttagggttcgcaGTTTCGTCGGTAGGTCTTATCATGAATGATTCTGTACCTCTGGTTTTTCGTTTGGTGGTTTCCGGATCAATGTTAACGATTTAGGGTTCGCGGTTTGATCGCTAGGTCTTTTAGTGAACGGCTTCGTGTATCTTGTTTATGGTTTgccggtttccggttcaatgcgCACGGTCTAGTGTGTACGATTATAGTGAATAGGCCTTAGAGTGAACGGTTTCGTGCTAATGGTTTATTGTATGGCGGTTTCTGCTTCAacgtgtacggtttagggttcgcggTTTCGTCGTTAGGTCTTATGGTGAATGGTTCTGTGCCTCTGGTTTTTTgtttggcggtttccggttcaacgtgtacggttcaatgtgtacgagtTAGTCAATAGGTCTTATCATGAATGGTTCTGTGTCTATGGTTTATCGTTaggcggtttccggttcaatgttAACGGTTTAGGGTTCGCGGTTTGATCGCTAGGTCTTTTAGTGAACGGCTTCGTGTATCTTGTTTATGGTTTGCCAGTTTCCGGTTCAATGCGCACGGTCCAgtgttaatttttttgatttttttactattttttgttcatatcaattcctttttttctatcttttattacactgtatttatgttgtgtatgaaattttttatttttttattcaattaaattttatttaatttttattgtatttttttgttcatatgatatatgttgttggttttatgaaatttttattattttttatctctaTGATTTTTTTCCTATTGTTTGATGTACTATATctttttttatactaattttttttattttaactttgtaaaatttgtgattgtaattattatttattacgtttattatcaaaattttgtataatataaactatgatcctataaaaaagacaaaataactaaaaaattaattataaataacaaGAGCCATAAATAGTGAAAATTTATAGTCCAagataatactaaattaaagagtacaggtaaaaatcaattttgatacaaatattgccaaacataaatcacgttaacccaaacttacttttcatcaaaatcaattttgtaaaatcaattttaaGCAAACGCACCTTTGCAAActgaaatccaaacacacacttaatgGTTCCAGTCTTAGAGTGAATAAATCCAATATTATGATACTAATAAAAAAGTTCCAAACACATTACTAATAGTTAGTTTTAAGTTTCGTTATTATCTTTCGGGGAAGGAAGTTCTTTGCGATGAGGGATGGGAAGTTCAGTCTCCTATAAGTGATAGGCAACGGGCCTAAAGGTGGAAAGCAAAAAAGTCATTAGGCAATAAATTAGGGTGCACCATAAGTTAGATGATGAGTGACCATGACAAAGGAAAAATCAAAGATCTGTGTTGGAGACAGGTAACGGTATACACATAGTTAATGAAAAGGAATATAACTCATAGGAAATGGATTAAAAATTCCCCTTTTCTCGAGCTAGCAGCAAATATGTGTATTATTTTCATGCTAACCTTTTCGGGTGTTTAGCCGTCGCATTAAACTCTGTTGCAGACTAGATCTTTGACCGAGTGTGTGAAACAACAAGAGATAACAACAAACAAAATTCTGTTATATGAGCATATTACTTTATGAGCAACTTAATGGAGACAAGCATTCATTacgaaaattaaaacaaatcttCCAGTCACCGattggtaaaagaaaaaaaaatagacggTTACCAGAAAATGTTTAATAGCTTTGACTACAGAAAAGGAAATTAAACAAATGTATTGAGCTGAATAACTTCAAATATATTTAAAGGATCGATACCTTGACCAaacgaaaataatttaaaaaaaaaattattgtagccTTATCTTTTACCAATCAGAAAAAAGatgtttttgtaaattttttttattaaaaaatttaggaaTATAAAGGGGAAACGTAAACTGCctgatatattatattaaaaggcCAAAATCCAAATATCACTCAATTGTCAAAACTCCTTTAAATAGTAGGGACAACCTACCatgtttgttattcttttaagaaATTGTGCTTGCTAGTGGAGTGCAACTCATTAACTGAACATGTTGCagtacttttcattttttttaaataaaaaaattaaacatctaAAACACCCAATGGCTGCCAGAGGAAAGCGACGCTCaacacaaaaaatagaaaagggagACGACGAAGCCAAAAAGGAACAAAGTAGAAAAATCTCGAGAAAAGTTGTCGACAAGGAAGTGATAGAACTGTCATCAAGGTTAGAATTAAATTACATTTCCAGAAACTAGTGAAGTCCTTTTATAACGATTCCGAATATAAAGTATtcatatttttaagttttgtttCTCATAGTCTCTGAGGAAGCACCATGCATGACCAGCGACTACATGTAAATTTTAACGGTGGAGCCAGCAAAGAGATAGGCGACGACTTCGGTAAAACTACAGTCGTAGAACCTTCCCTAAAAGAAGTGGTAACGCAAATGTCGACGATGATGAATACACTTACAAACCTGATTGCTTCCCAGACCAAGACGTGTTATCCTGTGTTTGGAACTATGCCACAAACAATCAATCTTCGGAATGGGCCGCCCGATAACTTCAATTCCACATTAATGCCTGTGATCATGAGCGGATTCAGCATGCCGTCTGGTACTCTTGAGAGGAATCTGGATTCCTCCAAGAAGATTAGATCCAACATGTCAAGCATTCATCAAGCCGCGGATTCAAAGTCACATATGGCTACAAAGTGTTGTTCAATGTCTCCGAGGTGTGAACAGACACCGCCAGATGATTATGTTATTCGCCGAAGTTTGTTCAGCGAAGATGGTACTGGAAAGAAGACAGCTACAGAACCAGTTATAATGAGTAGCTTAGACAAGGCTGTATATGTTAGCTACTTCAACCCGGCTGACAGAAAATTGCCACTAGCGAATGAAACCGCAAAGATACCTGCGGTGGGTTATATCATGTTAAGTAAGTTTTACAGATTTGTTGTGCTGGTTTACTATTAATATATAACGGCTTAGTTTTTGTTGTATCAGTGAAAGCCTGTTCTGTTCCGTCCCCCAGATGATATGGCACTGTGCAAGGACGAAGTTTCAGTCGTAACCTACGTCTTTGGTTCGGATATGGAGGATGAAGAACTGAATTCGGAGATAATTTCACAGACAAACTTGTGGCACGCTAATAGGAGAGTCATGTATACTCTACTGCCGAACAAACCATTGGTGGACGAGGTATGGATTTTTCAGTCATTAGTCTTCGTTAATTTCATAAATGAAACTCCttacatataaaataattttaacaagggaatatatgtttatattttttcttattggcCGTCAATCAACGAACGCTGAAGCAGATCATATACCTCACATCAAGCATGCTCATGTGTGATGCACGCAAGGACACCGGTTTTCCCTGTTTGTGGTTTTTACCCACTACATTTTCGGTGAGTGAAAAACCATTAAGAGGATCTCCATCTCCTGGTTTCCATTGATCTTATACATGTTtatgaaaaatcaaatttcagcAATTTGCCCTTAATTGGACTCACTCCCCAAAGACTTTGAAACGCTATTACGCTGAGGAATACATGGGAGAGTTTGAGTCGTTATGCAAGGtaactttataatttaattcTCGTAATATAtgataatgtaaataaaaaacgCTTATTCCAACCTAACTTATTTGTGTATATTTTTGATAGATTTTTGTTCCAATGAATGAGGATAACATGCACTGGTACCTGCTTGTAATTGATATAGAAAAAAGACACCTAATATTACTGGATTCTAAACCATGCGTCTCAAGCAGAACCAGACGCCATCGTTGTGCGAAGCTAATGGTAGTGTTGCAAAATTTCTAATAGGCGGAAATAGATTCTAAATTGCTTAAACAGACACCAGAGTTGACACCTGAATTAAATTTTACTTTGATTACAGGCACTGTTTATTGAGCAGATGCTTGATGACTCCACCTTCTATGCTAATCAAACAACACACAGGCCAGTAATTTCAGAGTATCCTATAATACACCCTGCAGAAATTGGCGAGCAGAACGATGACTCGTAAGAAACCTTACAAGTTATTATTGATTGTTGAGTTCTTAATTACTGAGATTCATCAATGAATTTGCTAACGTGTGATGAATACATTTTCCTTATGCACAAGTAAAAGAGACCGCTAACATATTTATTGATGTTGTAATAGTGCTATACATTGCTTTTCCGGCCAGCCTTGGTTACggaagataatatttttttacagtACCATTTCGTCTGCTATGATTTTTTTCCCTTAGGAATTAAGTTGGTTGTAGACTTCAATAAACTTTTTTTACATATACAAGGAATGATTGTGGAGTTTGGGTGACAACCTGGATGAGGGAGTGCCAATGGAGGAGTAACTACAATATTAAGgtagttataaaataaaattcgtTTCATGGTTTCATATATTATCTCAAAATTTTAATCTAACCTATGCGTCtgaattcttttgttttttctcctAGGTAAATGATAGCACTAGATTACGGCTGGCTATTGATCTGGTGATGAATCCGTTCAATTTGAAATCCCAAGAAGTTCTTGAAGCAGCAAAGAAATACTACAACGAAATATCTAAAAAGGAAGAGCGATTAGTTAAGGGGTTAGGAAGTATGCTCTGAGTTATTTATACCTAAGGCATTAAAATAATTGTGTCCATTGCATAGACTTTTAATACTATAATGCGTGCAATAAGTTATTCTGGTAATGTTATTTTAAGTACGTTCGGTTAATTTTTTATTGACGTTTTGTGTTGCGCTTACTGAAATTGAAAAAGCTACTGGGTCGTAAAAAATATGATTATGTTATTTGAAGTACTTTATGTTAATTTATGAATGGAATAGCACATTCTGATATGTTAATAAAGAAAGGTTTGCATGATTTCGTATATTTTGTCAAACAATTTAGTAAACATGATTTCAATAATTTACGTAAATATGAACACAATATTaaacttgttatattttttaattttattatgtgtAACTTTCGTTATGTTTATTCATCTAGTGATACGTATACCAATGAATGGTTATTAAACTACATTTACCTTTACCAAAACATGAGTAATACAATTCAAATAGAGTTTATTATGtgtatttattatttagtttAGATTTACGAAAAGGTATGATTAGTGATGAGGTTTGAATCCTAATTGATGGCTTCAATATATCCCTTCAACTTCATTTCCAACCGGTGTGACCTCTGGTTTTACCCTCTTTAAAAGTAAAACTTGACTTCCTAGAGAAAATCATTTGACAACACCATTGTAAACCCTCTCCTAATTCACTCACCGCGACTATCAAATTCAGAGACTAGTCACTAATATTAGCAAACAAAGATGGAGCCAGAATTCCGGTAAGCAGAtaactatttttttcattttgttaaCTATTTTTTTCCACACGCATGACCATCTGTCCCTGCATGGTTTGTTCTTTTTTAACATTGATTACTTCTCAAGTTTCGGTTCTGTCCTTCCATGGTTTCTTATTCTTAACAATACTGGCTTTTCAACATTTGGTTCGTGGTGGCTACCGGCTAGTTACATCAGTGCCTTAAGGAACGTGAGAAGATGCCCTGAACAGACTTTTGTCCTAAACCTATTCCCAACAGATGTAAGCTTACTTCCGGTGCTGCAGACACCACTTCTCTTTACGGTTTTTTATCTAGTTTTTTTCAAAATCTGTTTAACATCTAATTTTGTTTCTCTGACTATAGGAAGATGTAAGGATTCCACAGCACATTGTATGGCACTTTTCGTTCTTCACAACCACTGATCTGTACTTAATAGACAGACAAGACAACTGTCTCCATATCCACCCAACTAGAGACAGTGATAACTACTGGATCAACGCAGCCGACATGGGGAGGATAAGATCTCTCTTTCGACCAACTCCACGGCTTATGCTGGAGCTCAGTTACGTAGGTTGGGGTATCTTCCACATGCTTGCATGGGACCATACTCGTTCGGTAGAAATGCCCAGAGCCGTTGATGAGATATATGCCTCCAACGTATTGCCGGACCAAATCAAACACTGGCTGGCGGACAGATGCAACGTACACTTCAACAAGGATGAACAGGTGGCAGCGTTTGAGACTGAAAGATTATTACGCCGGCAGCATCGGAGGCAAGAAGGTTCACCACCGCGTCCTCACGAGTCAAGGTAACAATAACTTGTTTACTTAGGAAAGTAAGTTATATACTTTATTATATTCATTGTTGTATAATAGATTTTCCAAAATTACTGCAGGTTCAACCGCCGTCAACAGGGGGGAGGTGCAGTAGGAAGACCTAGTAGGAGGGCAATCGCAGGGCCTAGTAGGAGGTATGGAAGAAATTCGCCATCTGACTCTTCCGACTCGTCTGTGAACCAGATAACACCATCATCGTAGGACAAAAGATGACAGATTAATTTGTTTAAGGTTTATTGGTGAAATAATGTTTTGTAGTCGTGTTTCGGTAGCCATGTCTATATGTACATGTTTACTTTTGTGGAAATCTTCGATTAGTATTCTGTGTAATAGCTTTGATTATCTGAATGTAAATTATGGTGTTGGACTTCGTTATTTTGTTAATGTATATACATCTATGGGTTTATTTTTGATCAAGTCTCACACAAGTCTACCATcagaagtatttttttattccgGTCATTATTTGTAAGAAAATTTCGTAACAACGACTTTTTTATCATGGGGAAAACTTGAATGTTGTTTACCTGTGGCTGCATGGATGAGGGTGTGTCAGTGGTAGCTGATAACATCCTGATTAGGTATTGGAAATACTTTATGCTGAATCTGCGGAAATGATTAATTTGGGAGTAACATGGTTTTTTTTAGGATGAGGGGTTGTAATGTTGTGATAAGGCAAAAAAAATTGGAAATCAAGTAAACAGATTAGTGAGTATATCAGCAAATTAAAACTTAATAGGAAAAATTTGCGGCTGCATCTAATttcaaaatagaaaaacaaaaaatcaaagataAGCTTATTGGAGTATGTTGGAATTCCAACTAAATTTATTTACTAGGGTAGGCAAAAACTTGGGTAGACGAGTCAAATTTAATGGTACTAAACACCTAGTTCAAACAGGTTACGATAACACCGGTAAATACAATATTCTGCCTCATCAATTCTCGTTGGATGTTGCATCTCAACAATTAATAAGTTAGACTAATTTAGGTTCATTACTTAAAAGAGAGCAACAGACTTCAACAATTCAAAAACTACAAAGTAAACACAACCGAAAACCAAGACTACGAAACGCGCGTCTAGTAAAATGGCTAAATTCCAACTTCCCTTGCCGATTATTCCGGATGAACTGCTACAAGAAATCTTCCTGCGTAGTAGTGCCAAAGCTGTAGGGAGATGTATGTGTTTGAATAAATTCTGGTACCGACAGCTATGCCAACCAGAGACATGCATACACCACATGCGAAGGCAGAAAGTGTTAGATCAACATGTTTTGTTTCATGTTGGATACTCACTACTGTTAATGGGTTCAGATTCACTATATATAGTGAATGCTGCTTCTAGAGAAGAAGTGAATGTTCAGCATCCTTTCGGAGTTGGCATCCATGGGTGGTTTCGTATTGTGGGAGTGTCAAACGGGAACATATGTTTCAAGTTCTCTCGTGAACGAGACGACACAAGACTTTTGGTATGGAATCCGACAACACAATGCTCTAGAGAAATTTCTGACCCCCACAGGGACCACGGTAGATTGTTTTTCCCAGTATATGGTTTCGGTCATGTTCCAAACTCAGATGCATACAAAGTCATACATATGTGCAAAAGGGACATAGCTGATGCCTACGTTTTTTTCTCTAGATATTGTTCAAGGCGTTCTACATGGTTTCACTGCGTTGATTGTCTCCCTGGTGTAGAAAAAATTGACCCTAACTCTGTTTTTAATAATGGTCAAGCGTATTGGATAACTGGTACAGGAGATAGCTATGCTACACCCAAGTCTGTTTTATGTTACAGTGTTGAAGATGAATCATTTAGCGAGGTGTCTATCCCTGTAGGTGCAATATATACCGTTCACAATTTATTAACCCACAAGGAAAAAGTTGCACTCCTCGCTCATACACACAACGAATTTGGTTATGTCGCAGCAATTTGGCACTTGAATGAAGACGCGGATGGAAACAGAATATTAGAGCAATACTGCAGGTTTGCGAGTCAAAGCATCAGAGAAAATCCAATACTATTCGTGGATGATAACCTACTTTTGTTGGTGAACAATTCAAAGGAAAGAGAGTTACTCGTCAATTACAGGTACACAGAGCTTATATTGACAGAATATGACATCAAACATGGCACTAGAAATCTATTGGTGAGGAGAGCATGGCGATACCCAGAAACGCCACACCCGATCACAGTAAGGTCTACACTCAAGTATTTTGCAAGGATGTTTCCTGTCTAGAAATAATTGACATTTAGATATACTCCGACTACATGTATTGTGGAACTTGGTTGAAACTCTCTGTTTACTATTCCAGTTgatgttaattatatttttttttgttaatggaaTCCCTAGAACTGTTATGACAATGGTTAATTCCTAGTGTTTTTTCTTTCAGCCTGTCTTTACAATTGTATGTTTTACATTGGTTTGAAAGAGCCAAAATTAAGAGAAATGGTTGCATAACAACCTCAATCTATCTAATTCGATGTGTCGTGTAGTCTTCCTCATGTACAGGAGATTTATAATGGTgttattctatttctaaccaTCCTAGTATAGGGATTATGTGAGAAATAACAGTTAACCTACTAACATTTTACGCGAATATTCAATCAAGAAATGCTATTCCAAAAAAACATTGATCAAATTAATGGTTAACACAAACATAAATGGAATAGATAGTTACCTGGAAAAACTTGGTTTTCTTTTAAAATTCCAGAGAGAGTTGGGCTTAACAGGTTTCAAGCCAGTTGCTGCATTAATCCTGACTTGAATTATCCACTAATTGTTTTTGTAGCTGGCCCAAGTTGATAGATAGCCCACTCTACTTTTAGATAGACTTGAACTACGAAAAAATAAACGTCTTTCTAGGTTAGTTGACCGAGCCCAATCCCAAGTATGACAGAAAGACTAAATATTCAGTTAATTAAAGTAACAAACGCTGGGGAAAAAAAATTCGATGACCTTTGATCATATACTATGTTACACCTTAATACCTAACCAGAATTGATCCGGGATAATCGTGAATCGAGACAATTCGACCTATAATTCGACCAAAACAGACGACATATAAACGGGCAATGTTACAAGAGAAACTTACATGATGGCCCTGGATTTTAAGAGAACATTTGTATACACCACTGCTTTGTTGGACGATGACAGAACCTAGCCCAGTGCACGGTAAAACCTGCAATAAGCCATATACTCGttgaatattattttataagaagaaaaaaagagcaaCCCAGTACATGGTAACCTGGTAAGACCTGCAATAAGCCATTAGCACTCCATGAACAAACTCCAGCTTGTGCTCTACCTCCACGGCCACGTCGCTGAAATGATCAACCCATTAGCACTCGTTCATTTACTTTGGATTATAGACTGATAGGAATTCAATCAAGTGCATGAAGGGGTGAATAAAGTCAAACAAATTGAGCAAATAAAGGATTCAGCAATAATGGGAAGTTATggtattttaaaaattcagatcttTCAATTGGAGTATTATACATCATGTGCAATGGTATAAAGATGATGATCTACAACTTCAATACCTAATGAGATGAAGCCTTTAAAACCCATTATGTTAACAGACAGGCTAGCTTATTTCAAGCATCATAGCTTGCTGAACAATTTATGTGTATTAGAACAAAGCAGTGGCCATTCATCATGATCAAATAAACTACAAGTGTTAAGATTTATTTAGGTTCAAGGGATTAGGAATTTCGAAACCTACGCAGGAAATTTTCTGAAAGGAAACCAATTAAACTTGACCAACAAGTTGCAATTCAACAAATTTCCAAAGCCTAACATAACATTCTAGTTTACTTTCAGCTTCTTCATTCTATCACAACTTAAAATTTATGCTGCACACTAgtatataagaagaaaaatagatcTTGTCAATTATCTATTGTGGTGGCTGCATGATTTGTCATGGAAGTCACCAAATCATCGGTGTATATTGTCATGCCCTTCTCCTTCCTACTCTTACAGAATTGCCGAAGATTGAGTTATAACATGACTGCAATCTTAAGCATTCATTTCACTAATAAAAAGGTTGCTATTATCTGGTATTCAGGCTGACTTACTACAACATATTAGCTTTCATACGCTATTGAAATTAGTAGGGAACTTTGGTAACTAAGTCACAAAAATAAATACCATAAAACATACGTATCTATGGGTAAAACAAAAACACGTAACTAGAAACATAAACAAATTCCAACCATGTTGCCCAAATCAGATGAACGTCTTCAACAATTTTTGCTTTTAAAGCTTCAAACATTTGTGTCTCTACATTCTAGTAGCAATTTTCAGCAAAGAAGGAAATTATTCTTAAGTTTCTGAACCTAATCGAGGTGCTTCGGGTTCTGGTTTGCAGCTAATTAATAGACGTTGTTGATGAAGCCTCCATGTCTCTTGCAGCTGCTTCTCTAGCCTTTTTCCTCAACTCTGCTTCTCTACTTCTCTTGTTCAGCAGCTTCTCTAGTTTTGCTATTCTTTCCTCTACATGGTCTATCAAGTTATCCATTCCCAAATCTTTTCCAACATCACTCTGCTTCCCGTCACCCGATCCCCTTGTAGCCTCCCCCGCTC
This region of Arachis hypogaea cultivar Tifrunner chromosome 8, arahy.Tifrunner.gnm2.J5K5, whole genome shotgun sequence genomic DNA includes:
- the LOC112705056 gene encoding F-box/kelch-repeat protein At3g06240-like; protein product: MAKFQLPLPIIPDELLQEIFLRSSAKAVGRCMCLNKFWYRQLCQPETCIHHMRRQKVLDQHVLFHVGYSLLLMGSDSLYIVNAASREEVNVQHPFGVGIHGWFRIVGVSNGNICFKFSRERDDTRLLVWNPTTQCSREISDPHRDHGRLFFPVYGFGHVPNSDAYKVIHMCKRDIADAYVFFSRYCSRRSTWFHCVDCLPGVEKIDPNSVFNNGQAYWITGTGDSYATPKSVLCYSVEDESFSEVSIPVGAIYTVHNLLTHKEKVALLAHTHNEFGYVAAIWHLNEDADGNRILEQYCRFASQSIRENPILFVDDNLLLLVNNSKERELLVNYRYTELILTEYDIKHGTRNLLVRRAWRYPETPHPITVRSTLKYFARMFPV